A genome region from Mycobacterium florentinum includes the following:
- a CDS encoding SGNH/GDSL hydrolase family protein yields the protein MRAGYSRYVALGDSQTEGLWDGDETTGLLGFADRLAIMLDTLYPGLLYANLAVRGKKLGDVLIEQIPPALAMKPDLITVCVGMNDVIAPGRQFPRALAELDYVYAALATSGATVVTTTFPNVAQFLPFGRIVSKRLARMNNAITVAAGRYGFKLIDLYNAASMRDWDTWSFDRVHASPKGHILFAAAAAEALNLPDSSHDWAAAHPNPTQLSIADGAYGRLRWTQDNFFPWVWRRMRGLSAADGRFPKRPELEPISVPPGAAPIDDIAVRVRHQSGILDP from the coding sequence ATGCGTGCCGGATACTCCAGGTACGTCGCCCTCGGCGACAGTCAGACCGAGGGCCTGTGGGACGGTGACGAAACCACCGGGTTGTTGGGATTCGCCGATCGTCTCGCCATCATGCTCGACACCCTCTACCCCGGGTTGCTATACGCCAACCTCGCGGTCCGCGGCAAGAAGCTGGGCGACGTGCTCATCGAGCAAATTCCTCCGGCGCTGGCTATGAAGCCCGATCTGATCACGGTGTGTGTCGGGATGAATGACGTCATCGCGCCCGGACGACAGTTCCCCCGGGCGCTGGCCGAGCTCGACTACGTCTATGCGGCGCTGGCCACATCGGGCGCGACGGTGGTGACGACGACCTTCCCGAACGTCGCGCAATTCCTGCCGTTCGGCCGCATCGTGTCCAAACGGCTTGCCCGGATGAACAACGCGATCACCGTCGCCGCCGGCCGCTACGGGTTCAAGCTCATCGACCTGTATAACGCGGCCTCGATGCGCGATTGGGACACCTGGAGCTTCGATCGCGTGCACGCGTCCCCCAAGGGTCATATCCTGTTCGCCGCCGCGGCCGCGGAGGCCCTGAATTTGCCTGACAGCAGCCATGATTGGGCCGCGGCACATCCCAATCCCACGCAGCTGTCGATTGCCGACGGCGCATACGGCCGGCTGCGCTGGACGCAAGACAATTTCTTCCCCTGGGTCTGGCGCCGCATGCGCGGCCTGTCCGCGGCCGACGGGCGATTCCCCAAACGCCCCGAGCTGGAGCCCATCAGCGTCCCGCCCGGCGCCGCGCCCATCGACGACATTGCGGTACGGGTTCGGCATCAGTCAGGCATTCTGGACCCATGA
- a CDS encoding DedA family protein produces MNVEALLQSIPPLAVYLVVGGVVGVESLGVPLPGEIVLVSAALMSSHHNLDVNPIGVGVAAVIGAVIGDSIGYSIGRRFGMGLFDKLGRRFPKHFGPGHVMLAERLFDRWGIRAVFFGRFIALLRIFAGPLAGALKMHYQRFLAANVSGAICWAGGTTALVYFAGMAAERWLERFSWIALVIAIIAGLIAAILLRERTSRAIAELEAEHAAQHGSTAADPA; encoded by the coding sequence ATGAACGTCGAGGCTTTGCTGCAGTCCATCCCGCCGCTGGCGGTCTACCTCGTGGTCGGGGGTGTTGTCGGGGTGGAAAGCCTGGGCGTGCCGCTTCCCGGCGAGATTGTTCTGGTCAGCGCGGCGCTGATGTCGTCTCATCACAACCTTGACGTCAACCCGATCGGTGTCGGCGTGGCCGCCGTGATCGGAGCGGTGATCGGCGATTCGATCGGCTACTCGATCGGTCGGCGCTTCGGCATGGGCCTCTTCGACAAACTGGGCCGGCGCTTCCCGAAGCACTTCGGCCCGGGGCACGTGATGCTGGCCGAGCGCTTGTTCGACCGCTGGGGAATCCGGGCGGTGTTCTTCGGGCGCTTCATCGCGCTGCTGCGAATCTTTGCCGGCCCGCTGGCCGGCGCGCTGAAGATGCACTATCAGCGGTTCCTGGCGGCCAACGTGTCCGGCGCCATCTGCTGGGCGGGCGGCACGACCGCGCTGGTCTATTTCGCGGGAATGGCCGCCGAACGATGGCTGGAACGGTTCTCCTGGATCGCGCTTGTGATCGCGATCATCGCCGGCTTGATCGCCGCAATCTTGCTGCGCGAACGCACATCCCGTGCGATCGCCGAACTCGAGGCAGAGCACGCCGCGCAACACGGAAGCACCGCCGCCGACCCGGCTTGA
- a CDS encoding SDR family NAD(P)-dependent oxidoreductase, translated as MVNVDRARHRTFVVTGAASGIGLATARRLVAEGGTVIGADLESPPDLGPDFHFVTADVTDEAAIEAVLAAVPGRLDGVFHAAGVAGGGPVHLLDRAEWDRVIGINLTGTFLVAKAALARMIEQDRVDGERGSIVTVASIEGLEGTAGGSSYNAAKGGVVLLTKNIALDYGPSGIRANVICPGFIDTPMAQSVFGLPGMEGPLASITEEHALQRLGRPDEVAAMAAFLLSLDGSFVSGQAIAVDGGYTAGRDHGVVKLFGFPE; from the coding sequence ATGGTCAATGTTGATCGCGCCCGTCACCGCACGTTCGTCGTGACGGGCGCGGCGTCCGGCATCGGCCTGGCTACCGCGCGGCGGCTGGTAGCCGAGGGCGGCACCGTCATCGGAGCCGACCTGGAATCCCCGCCCGACTTGGGTCCCGACTTCCACTTCGTGACGGCCGACGTGACCGACGAAGCCGCCATCGAGGCCGTGCTGGCCGCGGTGCCCGGCCGCCTCGACGGAGTTTTTCACGCCGCCGGTGTGGCCGGGGGTGGTCCGGTCCATCTGCTTGACCGTGCCGAGTGGGATCGCGTGATCGGGATCAACCTCACCGGCACGTTCCTGGTGGCCAAGGCTGCCCTGGCCAGGATGATCGAGCAGGACAGGGTCGACGGCGAACGCGGCTCGATTGTGACCGTCGCCAGCATCGAGGGACTGGAGGGCACCGCCGGCGGCAGCTCCTACAACGCGGCCAAGGGCGGGGTTGTGCTGCTCACCAAGAACATTGCGCTCGACTACGGCCCGAGCGGCATTCGGGCAAACGTCATTTGTCCCGGTTTCATCGATACGCCCATGGCCCAAAGCGTTTTCGGGCTGCCGGGGATGGAGGGTCCGCTGGCCTCGATCACCGAGGAGCATGCGCTGCAACGGCTCGGCCGGCCCGACGAGGTCGCGGCCATGGCGGCGTTCCTGTTGTCACTCGACGGGTCATTCGTCAGCGGTCAGGCCATCGCCGTGGACGGCGGTTACACCGCGGGTCGCGATCACGGTGTCGTCAAACTCTTCGGCTTTCCCGAGTAG
- a CDS encoding MBL fold metallo-hydrolase translates to MSEVVDAKRRDGAIAVLGGPTTVIDIGGRRIVMDPTFDPPGPHDYLNKLTGPAVSAEDLGQVDVVLISHDQHPDNLDTAGRRFAEAAPLIVTNPGAAGRFGPPAVGLKPWQSYYLPGGPGRVAAQAVPAVHGPADGMRDMEGNVNCEVTGFVLYGPGLPTIYLSGDNASMSAVGEVADRIGEIDVVVLFAGAAIVPTKERGRPLTLTSARAAAAAEILGAKVVIPAHVDGWAHFSEGPAELAAAFDQAGVKRLLRTAPHGEWIDLKD, encoded by the coding sequence ATGAGCGAGGTAGTCGACGCGAAGCGACGGGACGGCGCGATCGCGGTGCTGGGTGGCCCCACGACGGTCATCGACATCGGGGGCCGCAGGATCGTGATGGACCCGACCTTCGACCCGCCCGGGCCCCATGACTACCTGAACAAACTGACCGGTCCCGCGGTCAGCGCCGAGGACCTGGGGCAGGTCGACGTGGTGCTGATCAGCCACGACCAGCATCCCGACAATCTGGACACCGCCGGCCGCCGCTTCGCCGAAGCCGCGCCGCTGATCGTCACCAATCCCGGCGCCGCGGGGCGATTCGGGCCGCCGGCAGTGGGACTGAAACCATGGCAGTCCTACTACCTGCCGGGTGGGCCCGGACGCGTTGCGGCACAAGCGGTTCCGGCCGTGCACGGTCCGGCCGACGGGATGCGCGACATGGAGGGCAACGTCAACTGCGAGGTGACGGGTTTCGTGCTGTACGGACCCGGCCTGCCCACCATCTATCTCAGCGGGGACAACGCCTCGATGAGTGCCGTCGGCGAGGTGGCGGACCGGATCGGTGAAATCGACGTCGTGGTGCTGTTCGCGGGGGCCGCGATCGTGCCGACCAAGGAGCGCGGACGCCCGCTGACGCTGACCTCGGCCCGCGCCGCCGCGGCCGCCGAAATCCTGGGGGCCAAGGTGGTGATACCGGCCCACGTCGACGGCTGGGCCCACTTCAGCGAGGGCCCGGCGGAACTGGCCGCGGCATTCGACCAGGCGGGCGTCAAACGACTGCTGCGCACCGCCCCGCACGGCGAGTGGATCGACTTGAAGGACTAG
- a CDS encoding LysR family transcriptional regulator, giving the protein MELRHLRYFVAVAEELNFGRAAKRLCIAGPSLSQQIKVLERDLRVRLFDRDRRSVTLTATGAALLPSARTLLDQADQLRRSAIGLSLAEPVRIGYAQWLPPDLADRTSAVAKVHIDTWVLPSHAQVTRVAEGGVDLAICGVRSSDLDRHGLNAHLIGAEQLYAVSVGSDTSAVDASDAVVLLDADSGSWFSWNRYGEQFARETGARTVRISDGGLAAPMFFEHVRRLGRPVLSSPKAQTAALPADLVQRPIAAPAPFWTWSLVWRRIENRETVRGVIDALAAAAEVPDLDEAWLPFTDPYRSRITLATA; this is encoded by the coding sequence GTGGAGTTGCGTCATCTTCGTTATTTCGTAGCGGTCGCCGAAGAGCTGAATTTCGGTCGTGCCGCCAAGCGGTTATGCATTGCCGGACCGTCACTTTCGCAGCAAATCAAGGTCCTCGAACGAGATCTGCGGGTGCGATTATTCGATCGCGACCGGCGCTCGGTCACCCTGACGGCCACGGGTGCGGCGTTGCTGCCGTCGGCCCGCACGCTGCTGGATCAGGCAGATCAGTTGCGGCGGTCGGCAATCGGGCTGTCGCTGGCCGAACCCGTGCGGATCGGCTATGCGCAGTGGCTTCCGCCGGACCTGGCCGATCGGACGTCCGCGGTGGCGAAGGTGCACATCGACACCTGGGTGCTGCCGTCGCACGCGCAGGTCACCCGGGTCGCCGAGGGCGGCGTCGATTTGGCGATCTGCGGGGTGCGCTCCTCCGATCTGGACCGGCACGGCCTCAATGCGCATCTCATTGGCGCAGAACAGCTCTACGCGGTCAGCGTCGGCTCGGACACCTCCGCGGTCGACGCGTCCGACGCGGTCGTGTTGCTCGACGCCGACTCCGGTAGCTGGTTCTCCTGGAACCGGTACGGGGAGCAATTCGCCAGGGAGACCGGCGCCCGCACGGTGCGGATCAGCGATGGCGGGCTTGCTGCCCCAATGTTTTTCGAGCATGTCCGTCGGCTGGGCCGGCCGGTGCTCAGCTCCCCCAAGGCCCAAACTGCCGCGCTGCCAGCAGACCTCGTACAACGCCCGATTGCCGCGCCCGCACCCTTTTGGACGTGGTCGCTGGTGTGGCGGCGTATCGAGAACCGCGAGACCGTGCGGGGGGTGATCGACGCGCTGGCAGCCGCCGCCGAAGTACCCGACCTCGACGAGGCTTGGCTGCCGTTCACCGACCCCTACCGGTCACGAATCACCTTGGCAACCGCCTGA
- a CDS encoding TetR/AcrR family transcriptional regulator, which produces MATSDGVLVTPSAHERILNAAYELFSRRGIRSVGTDEVIERAGVAKATLYRHFATKNDLVLAVLERREEIWTHGLIEARSEQLGATPEEQLLAMFDVMHEWFHLRDGYEGCSFINVLLELGADHPAGQASIAHIEHVRDIVRRRALAAGLTDVEDFASSWHILMKGAIILAAVGDLDAARRAQKMAISLIEQHRPADVVEIGEAAG; this is translated from the coding sequence ATGGCAACCTCCGACGGCGTCCTTGTCACTCCATCCGCCCATGAACGCATTTTGAATGCGGCATATGAGCTGTTCAGCAGGCGTGGGATTCGTTCGGTCGGCACCGATGAGGTGATCGAGCGGGCCGGCGTGGCCAAGGCGACGTTGTACCGGCATTTCGCGACGAAGAACGACCTCGTGCTGGCCGTGCTGGAGCGCCGCGAAGAGATCTGGACGCACGGGTTGATCGAGGCGCGGTCCGAGCAACTCGGCGCCACGCCCGAGGAACAGCTGTTGGCGATGTTCGACGTCATGCACGAGTGGTTTCACCTCCGCGACGGCTATGAGGGCTGTTCGTTCATCAACGTGCTGCTCGAGCTGGGCGCCGATCATCCCGCCGGGCAGGCCAGCATCGCGCACATCGAGCACGTCCGCGACATCGTGCGCCGCCGGGCGCTGGCGGCCGGGCTCACCGACGTCGAGGACTTCGCTTCGTCGTGGCACATCCTGATGAAGGGGGCCATCATTCTTGCGGCCGTGGGCGACCTGGATGCCGCTCGGCGCGCCCAGAAGATGGCCATCTCGCTGATCGAGCAACATCGGCCGGCGGACGTCGTCGAGATCGGGGAGGCGGCGGGCTAG
- a CDS encoding acyl-CoA dehydrogenase family protein — MNHGVLARDLPTHEQVVAQARAVQPILAKHAATGESLRRLPDPVDAALTRAGMFRLQTPKRFGGYAAGVRTVLEVGEALGEADASASWLVVLGASASSLAARFGPQAQEEFFGSNPDARFAGSTNPGTARRVPEGLSVCGRWPYASGAYQADWALVGGVLPGEPEEAMLCAMPAAELTLENTWRTIGMRGTGSDTWVADDVFVPDYRAVSLGAIADGTLPPTADEPMYRLPAVPAVMVPLLAPLLGVGRAALRFVADNAQTKPLAGTTISRQRESVGLQIRIAEAAMRLSTARLHAYDMAATVDAAATDGRTFGYAARAEFRARLGYAAHQVVDALSILVDAHGAGSFAESSQLQQYWRDANTAARHAGLQATVGYEVYGKSILGVPERISSTV; from the coding sequence ATGAATCACGGTGTGCTGGCACGCGACCTCCCGACGCACGAGCAGGTCGTCGCCCAAGCCCGCGCGGTGCAACCGATTCTGGCTAAGCACGCCGCAACGGGCGAATCGCTTCGCCGGCTACCGGACCCGGTCGACGCCGCCCTCACCAGGGCCGGGATGTTTCGGCTGCAGACTCCCAAGCGCTTCGGCGGCTACGCCGCCGGTGTTCGCACCGTGCTGGAGGTGGGCGAGGCACTCGGCGAGGCCGACGCCTCCGCGTCGTGGCTGGTTGTGCTCGGCGCGTCGGCCAGCTCGCTGGCCGCCCGGTTTGGGCCGCAGGCTCAGGAGGAGTTCTTCGGATCGAATCCCGACGCACGATTCGCCGGATCGACGAACCCCGGCACGGCGCGGCGGGTGCCGGAGGGGCTGAGCGTCTGCGGGCGTTGGCCCTACGCGTCGGGCGCCTATCAAGCCGACTGGGCATTGGTGGGCGGAGTTTTGCCCGGCGAGCCGGAGGAGGCGATGCTGTGCGCGATGCCGGCCGCCGAGCTGACGCTGGAAAACACTTGGCGCACTATCGGTATGCGGGGAACCGGCAGTGACACCTGGGTCGCCGACGATGTCTTCGTTCCCGACTATCGGGCCGTCTCCCTCGGCGCGATCGCCGACGGAACCCTCCCGCCGACCGCCGACGAGCCGATGTACCGGCTGCCGGCCGTCCCGGCGGTGATGGTGCCCTTGCTGGCCCCGCTGCTGGGAGTCGGGCGCGCTGCGCTACGTTTCGTGGCGGATAACGCGCAGACCAAACCGCTTGCCGGTACCACGATTTCGCGACAGCGCGAATCGGTCGGGCTACAGATACGGATCGCCGAAGCGGCGATGCGCCTGTCCACGGCACGGCTGCACGCGTACGACATGGCAGCCACGGTCGATGCCGCGGCCACCGATGGACGAACCTTCGGCTACGCCGCCCGCGCGGAGTTCCGCGCCCGGCTCGGCTATGCCGCCCATCAGGTCGTCGACGCGCTGTCGATCCTGGTCGACGCGCACGGTGCGGGAAGCTTCGCGGAATCCAGCCAACTGCAACAGTATTGGCGCGACGCGAACACCGCGGCGCGGCACGCGGGCCTGCAGGCGACCGTCGGCTACGAGGTCTACGGAAAGTCGATCCTGGGGGTACCGGAACGCATCAGCAGCACGGTGTAA
- a CDS encoding RidA family protein produces MSRPFEPISTGIAAHIGKYADAVRIPAGSEVIYTSGTPGLRPDGTLPNDFTEEATQAWRNVEEALSRAGARLSDIVSVRQWLTDAADIPAYAAVRSSVIKHEPVFMLAVIPALVWPDIRVEVEVTAIRRPAML; encoded by the coding sequence ATGAGCAGGCCGTTCGAACCGATCAGCACCGGCATCGCCGCACATATCGGCAAGTACGCCGACGCGGTACGCATCCCCGCGGGCTCCGAGGTCATCTACACCTCCGGCACGCCCGGGCTGCGTCCCGACGGAACGCTGCCGAACGACTTCACCGAAGAAGCCACCCAGGCGTGGCGCAACGTCGAGGAGGCACTGAGCCGGGCCGGGGCGAGATTGTCCGACATCGTCAGCGTGCGGCAGTGGCTGACCGACGCGGCCGACATTCCGGCCTATGCGGCGGTGCGCTCGTCGGTGATCAAACATGAGCCGGTCTTCATGCTCGCGGTGATCCCGGCGCTGGTCTGGCCGGATATCCGGGTGGAAGTCGAAGTCACCGCGATCCGCAGACCGGCGATGTTATAG
- a CDS encoding catalase family peroxidase, whose product MVTADDAIEAIRATGGAQPGARALHAKGTLYRGTFTATRDGGELSRAKHLDGSTVPALIRFSNGSGNPAQPDGSPGVRGMAVKFTLPDGSTTDVSTQTARLFVASKPEGFIDLLKAMRPGLTTPLRMAKYFVTHPRLLGALPVVRDANKVPASYATIEYHGLHAFRWISADGNARSVRYHLIPAAGESYLSASDARGAGPDFLTDELNARLAQGPVKFDYRVQIAGPQDSTVDPSAPWRSAETIAVGTLDITGLDTEREHGGDIVVFDPMRVTDGIEPSDDPVLHFRSLAYSASVKLRTGVDRGSEAPPA is encoded by the coding sequence ATGGTTACTGCTGACGATGCGATCGAGGCGATTCGCGCTACCGGGGGAGCCCAACCCGGCGCTCGGGCGCTGCACGCGAAAGGCACGCTGTACCGCGGTACGTTCACCGCTACCCGCGATGGGGGAGAACTCTCCCGGGCAAAGCATCTCGACGGTTCAACGGTCCCGGCGCTGATCCGCTTCTCCAACGGATCCGGCAACCCGGCACAGCCCGACGGCTCGCCGGGAGTGCGTGGGATGGCGGTGAAGTTCACTCTGCCCGACGGATCCACCACCGACGTGTCGACGCAGACCGCCCGGCTCTTCGTCGCCAGCAAGCCGGAGGGCTTCATCGATCTGCTCAAGGCGATGCGCCCCGGGCTGACGACGCCGCTGCGCATGGCCAAGTACTTCGTCACGCATCCCCGGCTGCTCGGGGCTTTGCCGGTGGTGCGCGACGCCAACAAGGTGCCGGCCAGCTACGCCACCATCGAATACCACGGCCTGCATGCATTCCGGTGGATCAGCGCCGACGGCAACGCGAGATCTGTTCGCTACCACCTGATCCCGGCCGCCGGCGAGAGCTACCTGTCGGCATCGGATGCCCGCGGTGCCGGTCCCGACTTCCTCACCGACGAACTGAATGCGCGTCTTGCACAAGGGCCGGTCAAGTTTGACTACCGCGTGCAGATCGCCGGTCCGCAGGACTCGACGGTCGACCCGTCGGCGCCCTGGCGAAGCGCCGAGACGATCGCGGTCGGCACCCTGGACATCACCGGTCTGGACACCGAGCGCGAACATGGCGGCGACATCGTCGTTTTCGACCCGATGCGGGTCACCGACGGCATCGAACCGTCCGACGACCCCGTGCTGCATTTCCGCAGCCTCGCGTATTCGGCCTCGGTCAAGCTACGCACCGGCGTGGACCGCGGCTCCGAAGCACCGCCGGCCTGA
- a CDS encoding anti-sigma factor antagonist, protein MLSTRLVHELGDPHSTLRATTDRSGTAVLIYAGGEIDACNEQTWRSLVSEAAGVATASGPLIVDVTGLDFMACCAVEVLAAEAEALHRRGVELRLVSPQRIVSRIVDACGLGGVLPIYPTVDSALGR, encoded by the coding sequence ATGCTCAGCACCCGGTTGGTCCACGAGCTCGGCGACCCGCACAGCACGCTGCGGGCGACCACCGATCGCAGCGGCACCGCCGTGCTCATCTATGCGGGCGGCGAGATCGACGCCTGCAACGAGCAAACCTGGCGCAGCCTGGTCAGCGAGGCGGCCGGCGTCGCCACGGCCTCCGGCCCCCTGATCGTCGACGTCACCGGACTGGATTTCATGGCCTGCTGCGCGGTCGAGGTGCTGGCCGCCGAAGCCGAAGCCCTGCACCGGCGCGGGGTCGAACTGCGGTTGGTCAGCCCACAGCGAATCGTTTCCCGCATTGTCGACGCGTGCGGGCTCGGCGGCGTGCTGCCCATCTACCCGACCGTCGACTCCGCGCTGGGTCGGTAG
- a CDS encoding long-chain-fatty-acid--CoA ligase, producing MPPADVTTGTTETLVGVVERHAQHRPDDVAIHFGEQQWTWAQWVSRIRQTAGMLRSAGLQRGDVVAFLDKNHPACLETLLAATSIGAVATIVNWRVIGDELVHVLNDSGARVLVVGAELAPAVEAIRAKTPGVDRIIVVGGSDDEYESLVAAASPVDVDPDVADTDAAITIYSSGTTGRPKGVQLTQRALVNHIVNLSPPFPFSDADANLVAMPLFHVGGIAYAFFGIRAGVPTFLTREPEAATLIGAVKAGATHAFFVPPVIARFLDAGEAAIGAISGLRYLVYGAAPMPLPLLQRALAAWPEMNFVQVYGQTELCGAIAALDADDHRNSSRPELLMSAGKAAQGNEIRIVDPESGEQLPNGESGEVWVRSDQRMIGYLNRPEATADTITDDDWLRTGDIGRLDDDGYLFIEDRLKDMIITGGENVYGPEVESVLLQHPGLVDAAIIGVPDDRWGESVKAIVVAGTELEPAEVIEFCRRHLAGYKCPRTVDFVDALPRNASGKILKNQLREPYWKDRGRSV from the coding sequence ATGCCACCAGCCGACGTCACCACCGGGACGACGGAGACGCTGGTCGGAGTGGTCGAGCGGCACGCGCAGCACCGGCCTGACGACGTAGCGATCCACTTCGGCGAGCAGCAGTGGACGTGGGCACAGTGGGTGTCGCGGATTCGCCAGACCGCCGGAATGCTGCGGTCCGCCGGTTTGCAGCGGGGCGACGTGGTGGCATTCCTGGACAAGAACCACCCAGCCTGTCTGGAAACCCTGTTGGCGGCCACGTCGATCGGCGCGGTGGCGACCATCGTCAACTGGCGGGTGATCGGCGACGAGCTCGTGCACGTACTCAACGATAGCGGCGCACGCGTGCTTGTCGTCGGTGCCGAGCTGGCGCCCGCGGTCGAAGCGATCCGCGCGAAAACCCCTGGCGTGGACCGCATCATCGTGGTGGGCGGTTCCGACGACGAATATGAATCCTTGGTCGCCGCGGCCTCACCTGTCGACGTCGACCCCGATGTCGCGGATACCGACGCCGCTATCACGATATACAGTTCGGGCACCACCGGGCGCCCGAAAGGCGTTCAGCTGACGCAGCGCGCGCTGGTCAATCACATCGTGAATCTGTCTCCGCCGTTTCCGTTTTCGGACGCAGACGCCAACCTGGTCGCCATGCCGCTGTTTCACGTCGGTGGGATCGCGTACGCGTTCTTCGGTATCCGCGCGGGCGTACCGACGTTCCTGACCCGTGAGCCCGAGGCGGCGACGCTGATCGGCGCCGTGAAAGCCGGTGCGACGCATGCCTTTTTCGTGCCGCCGGTGATCGCGCGGTTCCTGGACGCCGGGGAAGCGGCGATCGGTGCGATCTCGGGTTTGCGCTACCTGGTCTACGGAGCGGCGCCCATGCCCCTGCCGTTGCTGCAGCGCGCGCTTGCGGCCTGGCCCGAGATGAACTTCGTGCAGGTGTACGGGCAGACGGAGCTGTGTGGCGCGATCGCGGCGCTCGACGCCGACGACCATCGCAATTCCAGCCGTCCCGAGCTGCTCATGTCGGCCGGAAAGGCAGCACAGGGCAACGAGATTCGCATTGTGGACCCCGAGTCGGGTGAGCAGCTGCCCAACGGCGAGTCCGGCGAGGTCTGGGTGCGCAGCGATCAACGGATGATCGGCTATCTGAACCGGCCCGAGGCGACCGCCGACACCATCACCGACGACGACTGGCTGCGCACCGGCGACATCGGGCGCCTCGACGACGACGGCTACCTGTTCATCGAGGACCGGCTGAAGGACATGATCATCACCGGCGGTGAGAACGTGTACGGGCCCGAGGTGGAAAGCGTGCTCCTCCAACACCCCGGACTCGTCGATGCCGCAATCATCGGTGTGCCCGACGACCGCTGGGGCGAATCGGTCAAGGCGATCGTCGTTGCCGGCACCGAGCTGGAACCCGCCGAGGTCATCGAGTTCTGCCGCCGGCACCTGGCCGGCTACAAATGCCCGCGGACAGTCGATTTCGTCGACGCGCTGCCCCGCAATGCGAGTGGAAAGATATTGAAAAACCAGCTCCGCGAACCATATTGGAAGGATCGCGGCCGCAGCGTCTGA
- a CDS encoding sulfite exporter TauE/SafE family protein, translated as MVLIALAGFGAGAINALVGSGTLITFPTLVALGYPPVTSTMSNAVGLVAGSVSGTWGYRSELSGQWDRLRWQIPASLAGAALGAFLLLHLPETVFVKIVPALLVLALLLVLVGPRIQAWARRRAEEAGRSPEHVTPARMAVLVFATFAIGVYGGYFTAAQGILLVGVMGALLPESVQRMNAAKNLLALLVNVVAAVGYTLVAFGRISWPVAGLIAVGSLIGGWVGARYGRRLSPNALRATIVVVGLIGLYRLVTV; from the coding sequence ATGGTTTTGATCGCCCTGGCCGGGTTCGGCGCCGGTGCCATCAATGCACTCGTGGGATCCGGAACCCTGATCACGTTCCCGACGTTGGTCGCGCTGGGCTATCCGCCGGTCACGTCCACGATGTCCAACGCCGTCGGTTTGGTGGCCGGCAGCGTGTCGGGCACCTGGGGATACCGTTCCGAACTGAGTGGGCAGTGGGATCGGTTGCGCTGGCAGATCCCGGCCTCACTGGCCGGCGCCGCGCTGGGCGCGTTTCTGCTGCTGCACCTGCCCGAAACGGTGTTCGTCAAGATCGTGCCGGCACTGCTGGTGCTGGCCCTGCTGCTGGTCCTGGTCGGGCCGCGGATCCAGGCCTGGGCACGCCGGCGGGCCGAAGAGGCCGGGCGATCACCCGAACACGTCACGCCGGCCCGGATGGCGGTACTCGTCTTCGCAACGTTTGCCATCGGTGTGTACGGCGGCTATTTCACCGCCGCGCAGGGCATCCTGCTGGTCGGCGTCATGGGCGCGCTGCTGCCGGAGTCGGTGCAGCGCATGAACGCCGCCAAGAATTTGCTGGCGCTATTGGTGAATGTCGTTGCAGCGGTGGGCTATACGTTGGTGGCTTTCGGCCGGATCAGTTGGCCGGTTGCCGGGCTTATCGCGGTGGGTTCGCTGATCGGCGGGTGGGTCGGCGCGCGCTACGGGCGACGGTTATCGCCGAATGCGTTGCGCGCCACGATCGTCGTGGTCGGACTGATCGGCCTGTACCGCCTGGTCACGGTGTAA